The Ignavibacteria bacterium genome has a segment encoding these proteins:
- a CDS encoding alpha/beta fold hydrolase: MIFIYVTFFLLFLLLVFSLAMVFVGTKILLQPERTHSLSFHQKGMPAFPTEVGLPFEHFTITTKDSLLLRGWYIASDTPPKGTILYLHGIGDNKALGLPLAKLLCENGYNVAMFDLRAHGESEGKYCTYGYYEKYDVQLVLDFLFSKKDFNVGKIGVFGLSMGAAIALQTAAIDQRISVVVAENSFASLRSIFDDYQKRIIKLPFHYLRNAIIARAESIALFEAKSVHPLASVKNISVPILYIVGKQDTKIHPHYSELLYENTNAPKEIFTVENAGHANVREVAGKKYDNTLLSFFERRLR; encoded by the coding sequence ATGATATTTATATACGTAACGTTTTTTTTACTCTTTCTTCTCCTCGTTTTTTCTCTTGCTATGGTTTTTGTGGGAACAAAAATTCTCTTGCAACCCGAAAGAACACATTCCTTGTCTTTCCATCAAAAAGGAATGCCCGCATTTCCTACTGAAGTCGGATTGCCGTTCGAACACTTCACAATTACTACCAAAGATTCATTGCTCCTTCGCGGCTGGTATATTGCTTCCGACACACCACCGAAAGGAACAATACTGTATTTACACGGCATCGGCGACAATAAAGCATTAGGACTTCCGTTAGCAAAATTATTATGTGAAAACGGTTACAATGTTGCAATGTTTGACCTTCGCGCGCACGGCGAAAGCGAGGGTAAATACTGCACGTATGGCTACTACGAAAAATACGACGTGCAACTTGTGCTTGATTTTCTTTTTTCTAAAAAAGATTTTAATGTTGGAAAAATCGGAGTGTTCGGTCTTTCGATGGGAGCCGCCATTGCATTACAAACTGCAGCAATTGATCAACGCATTTCCGTAGTTGTTGCAGAAAATTCCTTTGCTTCGCTTCGCAGTATTTTTGATGATTACCAGAAACGCATCATCAAACTTCCGTTCCATTATCTTCGCAACGCAATCATTGCGCGCGCAGAATCCATAGCATTATTCGAAGCAAAATCTGTGCATCCGCTTGCATCAGTAAAAAATATCTCCGTTCCCATTCTGTACATCGTCGGAAAACAAGACACAAAAATTCATCCGCATTATTCTGAATTGTTATATGAAAATACTAATGCACCCAAAGAAATTTTTACCGTTGAAAATGCGGGACATGCAAATGTTCGTGAAGTTGCAGGTAAAAAGTATGACAATACGCTTCTCTCATTCTTTGAACGCCGTTTACGATAA